AGCGCATTGTTTCGCGCACGCATCACGTCGTCGAGAGATTCCACCTGAATGCAAAAGTGATTGAAAGACGGTGCCTCGCTGCGCAAGAGGACCAGCGAGTGGTGATAGCGATCGGCGCAACGGAAGAATCCGGCTCGATTACCGACCCAATCGGACGCCTTGAAACCCAGCACGTCTTGGTAGAATGTCGTCGCGCGCTCCCAATCCCGGACACCCCAGGCCGCATGCAGAAATTTCTCAATTTTGACACCGTTGTTGATCGGCGCAACACCCCGTTCCACCATGCCGGTGTACACCTCGACGGTGAAGTCGCCGGGATCAACGAACCGTACCCATCGCTGTACCTTGTCCTTGCGGAGATCGCCGCCTTCGACAAAATCGATGTTCCGTTCTTTCAGCTGTGCGCAGATTTCCGTCAGCGCCGCCTCGTCCGGAACCTCATACCCGATCCTTTTGACGCCACTGCCATTTCCCTCTTCTAGGCGAATCCAGTGATGCTCGACTCCACCCGTCATGAAGGCGGTATCTCCAACCTGCTCGGTCAGGTCGAGTCTGACGAAACGAGAATAGAATTCGGCGGCTTCAACCAGATCGTTGACTCCGAGGGCGATATACCCCAGTCGGGTGACCCTTGCCATTGCCCTTCCCTCCCTGCGCCCGCGTTGTTCGATATGATATCGTGGCCAACTGGAGTGTCAAGCAACCCTACGACTCCTGCCGGTCAGAACGACGTCACAACCACGCGCGTGATTGCCGGATCTTTCATTGCCGCATAACCACTCTCGATGTCGTCGAGCGCGATCTCACGCGACACGAGATCGTCGAGATTCATCCGGCCCTGCCGGTACAGGTCCGCGTAGTAGGGAATGTCTCGCTTGAAATTCGAAGACCCCAACGTGACACCCTCAACCCGAATCTGCTTGAGAACCGACGTGATGATGCTGACGGGGACCGCGTCGGCCGGATCACCGACACCGACCAGGTAGAGGCCGCCGCCCACCGCGAGCATCCCAATTCCGTTCTGCG
The DNA window shown above is from Mycobacterium sp. Aquia_216 and carries:
- a CDS encoding VOC family protein; amino-acid sequence: MARVTRLGYIALGVNDLVEAAEFYSRFVRLDLTEQVGDTAFMTGGVEHHWIRLEEGNGSGVKRIGYEVPDEAALTEICAQLKERNIDFVEGGDLRKDKVQRWVRFVDPGDFTVEVYTGMVERGVAPINNGVKIEKFLHAAWGVRDWERATTFYQDVLGFKASDWVGNRAGFFRCADRYHHSLVLLRSEAPSFNHFCIQVESLDDVMRARNNALRWGVELRDDLLRHAPSGSIGVYLKDRVRGFAVEFCVGHPQLDDATHHARILPASPETRDVWLAPLGSPLEPGTVTSGSDRDIADSAGEWIPGSVVKPIGSGLSKAASG